A stretch of DNA from Streptomyces gobiensis:
CCCTGGGCGGGAGTGACACGGTCCTCATCACCGGTCTGGGCCTCGCTCTGCCCGGCGTGGACTTCCCAGCCGGGATCGCGGAGCGGGGAGAGAACACCCCGGTCGATCCGGCGGCGCGAATCGGCAAGAAGGGCCTGCGCTACAAGGACCGGGCCACCCAGCTCGGGCTGGTCGCGGCACACGACGCCCTGCGCGACGCGGGCCTGATGGAAGGCGAGGGCAGGGGCGCCACGGTGGATGTGCCGCCGCAATCCGTAGGGGTGGTGGCAAGCTCCAACTACGGCAACCTCGACACCGTCTGCGACGTCGTTCAGACGATCGCGGAGGACGGCAGCAGCAGACTGCTCAGCCCCGTCATGACGCCCAATCTGTCCAGCAATGTCATCGCGTCCGAGGTCGCCCTCAGGTTCGCCCTGCGCGGGCCCAACCTGACCGTCTGCAACGGCCCGACCTCCGGTCTGGACGCTGTGCGGTGGGCGGTGACGTGGCTCGCGGCCGGCCGCGCCCGTTACGCACTGGTGCTCGGCTCGGAGCCGGACAACCCGGTGGTGCGCGGCCTGGCCGGAAGCGGGCCCGTGGTGGACGGAGCCGTGGCTCTGGTGCTTGAGCACACGTCCAGCGCCACCGAGCGCGGGGCCGCGCCACTCGCGGAACTAGGCCCGTATGCGCGCGCGGCCGATGTGCCCGGCGTGGTAACCGCGCTCGGCGTGGAGGGGAAAACGCTGGTCAGCTGGTACGGACCCGAAGGGGCGTCCGCCGATGACGTATTGGCCGGAACCGAACGGATCGATCTGTCACCGGACTGGGGTGTCACCTCAGGCGTACTGGGCGTGCTGCAGTGCGCTGCCGCCATCGGGCAGTTCGCGGCAGGACGGACCGGCTCAGTGCTCGCGGTCGCGGGCGGGCCCGGCGACGACGCGTCCGCGGGAGTCCTGCTTCGCTCGCCCACCCGGGTACCTCGGTGACGGCCCTCGGCCAGAGCGCCGCCGCACGGACCTCCCCGCTGCTGCTGCGTCACGACGCGCCGTACGGGCCCAACACCGCCCCCCGGGCGCTGCTGTTGCACGGTATGGCGAACAACGCCGCGATCTGGGACTCCCTCCGCGCCGCCATGCCCGAGCTGGTCTGCTCGGTGGCAGACCTGCCCTGGCGCGGCGGCGGAGTGCCGGACTGGAGCCATGAGCGGGACCCGGGTCACTGGGTCCGTGAGGCGCTGGACCGCACTGTCCACGACACCGGCCGAGTGGACGTGGTCATCGCCCACTCCTACTCGGCGACCCTGCTGCTCGACCAGCTCACCCGCGAGGAGGGCACCGCCGAGCACTATGGGCTGCGCGGCGTCGTCTTCGTCGCGCCTTTCTACCGCGCCAGTCCCGGGGAGTTCGACTGGGACACCGTGGCAGGTCTCGTCGACAAGATCCTGCTGACGATGGAAGAAGGCATCCGGGTGGTCGCCGGCGGCCGGGGCAACGCTGACCTGCACGGTTCCATGGCTCGACGCGTGTGCGAGCGGATCGGGCCCTACGGCTGGACGCGATTCTTCGATCAGTATCTGAGCACACCCTGGATCCCCACCAGCCGAATCCACGTCCCGGCGCTGGTCCTCTCCGGCACCCGGGACACGGTCACCCCCACGACGGAGAGCGCCGCCCTGGCCCGGGGTCTGCCGCTGGGTAGGTACGCACCCGTACCTGGCTGCGGGCACTTTCCCATGGTCGAGGCCACTGGGACGTTCACCGGTGAACTCGCCGCTTTTGTCCACCAGTTCATCCGTATACGAATGGAGAGCGCACGATGACCGCCACCGCAGTGCAGAAACTGCTCACCGAGGCGACGACGGTGACCCACACACCGGGCTATGAGGGTGCCAACATCGGCACCATCATCGGCTTCAAACATGTCAGCTATCTGATCGAGAAGTCTGTTATCGACCACTTCCGCCGGTGCGGCCTGCCGGTCGGCGCGCTGTATGAGCAGCAGGGCCTCGGGTTTGACACCGTGCATATCGAGAGCCGACTGAGCACCGCGTTGATCGTGGACGACGAGGCGTCGATCGAGGTGAAGCCCGTCACCACGGAGGACGCCGCCGAGCTGGCGTTCAAGGTGTCGATCACCGTTGACCGCGACGGCGAGCGGAAGAAGGCCGTCACCTCCAAGGTGCGAGCGGTGCTGCGCTACGACGAGAACGACACGCGCATGCTGCGCCGCCTGCCGGTGCCCGAGGGCCTGGAGAGGTTCGTCACCAAGCGCATAGGCAACGCCGAGCCGGGCGAGCCCGTTGTCCCGGGCACGGGCGACGAGCTGGTCTCCGGCGGCTCCACCGAGAACGATCCGGTCCTCGACCAGCTCACCGCGGGACACAACGCCTACGCCTGGAAGTTCCGCATCCCCTACCCCTTTGTGCACTTCTTCGAGCGACTGCAGGCCACGGGCTACCTACGGCTGATGGAGGAAGCCAAGCACCGCTTCGTCGACGCGCGCGGCATTTCGATCCGGGCCCTGCTGGAAGAGAGCAACTGGATCCCGGCGGTGACCCAGTCGAGCCTGACGCTGCTGGACGAGGCCCGGCTGGAGGAAGACCTGTACGTCGTCTACCGCGTTGACAGCGTCTTCAAGAACCTGATGTACACCTCCCGGCTCGACTACTACGTGGTCCGTGACGGCCGTCTGCTGAAGACGGCCACCGGTTCCATCACCCATGGATACGGCGTGGTGGAGAACGGCAAGGAAGGCCGGCTCGTGGAGTGGGACGACCGTGTGGCCAAGGCGATCAGCGGGGCGTCATGAGCGGCTTCGTCATATCGACATGGTCCGCGGTCTCGCCGTTCGGCATCGGTCGCGCCAGCTTCGAGCGTGGCCTGACCCAGCAGGCGTCAACGGCTGCCGAGCCCGGTGGCGAGGACGAGTGGGGCCCGCTTCCCGCGGGGACGTACCTTCCGGTGCCTGGCTTCTCGGCTCGGGAAGTCCTCGGCAAGAAGGGCACCCGGTCGATGGACCGGGTGTCCGCGCTCGCCGTCACCACCATCAGAGAGCTGTTGGAGGAGAACGCGCACAGCAGCGCGGTGGCGACCGGAGAGCGGGCCGCGCTGGTGCTTGGCACCACCACCGGAAGCGTGAAGTCCATGATGGACATCACCCGCGACACCCTGATTCACGAGAAGCCGTTCTATATCGACGCGGCGCGCATCCCCAACGCCATCATGAACAGCGCGGCGGCGCAGTGCGCGATCTGGCACCAGATCAAGGGCCCGAACACCACTGTCGCCGGCGGCCGCGTCGCCCCGCTGCTCGCCCTGCGCTATTCGCTGCGGTTGCTGGCCGCCGAGCGGGCCAAGGCCGCGCTGTGCGGTGGTGCTGAGGAACTCTCCGCCCCCCGGGCCTGGCTGGAGCACCACGGCCGCTCAGCGGCGGAACCGGCGGCCCCGCTGGGAGAGGGGTGCGCGCTGCTGCTGGTGGAGCCCGCCGCGGAGGCCCAGGGCTCCGCGCTCGCCGATGTGCTGGCAGTGGAGACCGGCATCCACACCGGCGCCGACCTGCGTCATTCGCTGATCGAATGTCTGCGGCGCGCGGTCGCCCGCACGGGCGTGACGCTGGACGACGTCTGGGCCGTGTCTTCTGTGCCGGGCGAAGGACCGCTGGGCGACGCCGAACGGGCCGCCGTCGACGACGTCTTCGGCTCGCCGAAGATCCAGCGTATTCAGGGCGCGCGGCTGTGGGGCGACGCGGGCGCGGCCACCGCCGCGTTCCAGACGGTGTCCGTGCTCTCCTCCGCCCAGGCCAGTGCCGAGGCGGCGGGCCGGGTCGCCGTGGTGGTGTCCGTCGACCGCGATGGCGTACTCGGGTGCGCCCTGCTCAGGATGAGGGCTCGATCGTGATCGGTTCCACGGGTGTCCGCAGGAGTCTGCCGCACCGATATCCCATGCTGCTGGTGGACTCCGTGCGCGAAGTCGTGCCCGGGAAACGGCTGGTCGCCATCAAGGCGGTGACACTCAACGAGCCCTGGTACTCCCGGCTGCCGCATGACACGGCGGATGAGGACCTCGCCTACCCGCCTGTGCTGCTGCTGGAGTCGTGGGGACAGGCGGCGGGCCTGCTGGCGGGCGCGGAGAATCCGGGTCCCGGGTCGCAGGAGGGCAGTGTGATGCTCTTCGGCGGCGCTTCCCGTGTCGAGTACCGGCGTCCAGTCCTGCCGGGCGAGGTCCTGGAGCACCACATCCGGCTGGGCCGGCGGTTCGAGGACGCGGTAACCGTCGAGGGCGAGACCCGCAGCGGGGCCGAGACCGTGCTCACCGTCGGCCAGGGACTGATGGCCTTCCGGCCCGCCAGCGCGCTGCGGCCGGACACCAACTGACGAACTCCAACTGACGACAGGGGGACAGCAACTCATGCCCGAAACCACAGCCAAGGTGGCGCTGGTCAGTGGCGGAACGCGTGGCATCGGCAGAGCCACCACGCTCCGGCTGGCCGAGGACGGATATGACATCGCTTTCTGCTACGCGGCAAACGCCGACGCGGCGGCCGGACTGGAGAAGGAGATCGCCGCTCTCGGCCGGCGTGTCTTCTCCCTGCGCGCGGATGTCACCGACACCAGCGCCGTACAGGAACTGGTCAGGCGTACCGAGGAGACCATCGGGCCGGTCGACGCCGTTGTCACCTCGGCCGGGATCACCCGGGACAACCCGCTGCTGCTGATGAAGGACGAGGACTGGCACGCGGTCATCGACGTCAACCTCAGCGGGACATACAACATCTGCCGTGCCGTCGTCTTCGCGATGATGAAGCGCAAGTCCGGCGTGATCGTCAACCTCTCCTCGGTGGCCGGCGTCTACGGCAACGCCACCCAGAGCAACTACGCCGCGTCCAAGGCGGGCATCATCGGCTTCACCCGGTCGCTGGCCAAGGAGGTCGGCCCCTACGGCATCCGGGCCAATGTCGTCGCCCCCGGCTTCATCAGCACCGATATGACGGCCGAGCTCAGCGAGAAGGTCATCGAGCAGGCGCTGAACCAGATACCGCTGCGCCGCGTCGGCACCGCCGACGAGGTCGCCGAGCTGGTCTCCTTCCTGGTCTCCGACCGCGCCGCCTACGTCACCGGATCCGTCTTCCACGTCGACGGCGGCATTCATCTGTGACCTGGCCGATCCGCCCCCCCGCCTGAAGAAGGGGCTTACAACCTGAGGCTTGCGGTCCAGCCCGAACCGGTCCCTTGCGGGACAGCCGAAAGGAATGACCACACACCAGGGAAGCGATTCCCCCACCGGCTGAAGCCGGTGGTCCCCTCACTAGGAGACTCATGGCTGACAAGGCCACGGCCAAGCCGGGCAAGGGGCCCCGCTGGTACTTCTCGCTCCGCAGCCCCTACTCCTGGATGGCCTATCGCGACCTCACCGAGCGGTATCCCGATGTCGCCGACGCCATCGAGTGGATTCCGTTCTGGGAGCCTGACGAGCAGACCGCCAAGCTGCTCGCGGAGGCCCAGGTCGAGTTGCCCATCGTTCCGATGTCCCGGGCGAAGAACTTCTACATCCTCCAGGACACCGCCCGGCTGTCCAAGGCCCGTGGCTGGACGATGAGCTGGCCCATCGACCGGGACCCCAACTGGGAGGTCTCCCACCTCGGGTATCTGGTGGCCGCGGACGCCGGGCAGGGCCGCGCGTTCATCGACCGGGTCTACAAGGCCCGCTGGGAGCAGAACCGGGACATCTGCGACCGCGAGGTCATCGGTGACATCGGCGCCGAGCTCGGCCTGGACGCCGAGCGGGTGGCGAACGCCTCCGACGACGCCGAGCTGCGCCGACGCGGCGTCGCGGCGCTGACGCGCTCCTACAAGGACGGCCTGTTCGGTGTGCCCTTCTTCGTGCACCGGCGCGACAAGTACTTCGGCGTCGACCGCCTCCGCGCGTACGTCGCCAGCATGCGGGGCGAGGAGGCGCCCGCGGGCGACCGCCAGTCCTGGCTCGACGACCTCATCGAACTGCCCGAGCTCGTCACACCGGGAGGCGACGCGGGGCACGCGGGCGGCTGTGGCTGATCCGGCACCCGCTCACGACAACGAACAGGAGTACCGCCATGCCAACTGCAAACCCCATAGACGAGGACGCGCTGCGCGACCTCATTGCCGATGTGCTGGACCTTGAGCCGAGCGTGATCACCGACGACGCGCACTTCATCGAAGACCTCGGCGTGGACTCGCTGCTCGCGCTGGAGCTCGCGGTGACGATGGAACGGCATTTCGAGATCAAGATCGAGTCAACGGAGATCGCCGATGTCGTGCGGATGCGTGATGTCGTCGCGCTGCTCAGCCGGAAGCTGGCGAGCGCGGTCTGAGCGGCCATACAGGCCGCGCCGCCGCCTTCCCGCAGCGCTGCGACTGCCGCAGGCGAGAGGAACATGATGAGTGAAGTTGTCGTGACCGGCCTGGGCGCGTTATCCGGTGCGGGCAGTGGCGTTGACGCCTTCTGGCGCGCCATGTGGGAGGCCGATCGCCCGCCGGAGCAGCCCACGGCCCAACTGGGGGCGGGGCGCACGGTGCCGCCGCCGTTGTGCCAGTCCGTGCCGGACGGCGCGCTCCATGAGGCAGCGTCTGTATACGAGGGACTGCCGCTGGGGCGGGCCAGCCAGGCCGCGATCCAGGTGGCGGATATGGCCGTGCGAGATGTCAAGACGCAGTCGGCGGCCCCGGGACGGCTTGGGGTCATCATGGCCAGCGGGGTGTCCGACGCAGGTCTGCTGGAGGAGTGGCGGGCGGGCACCCGGACACCCCCTGACCCATGGGTGCCCAGCTTTCCGGCCGCCGCCGCGATCGCCGACCGCTATGGCGCCGAGGTGGCCGCCACCAGTCCTTCCAACGCCTGTGCGGGCGGCTCCTACGCGATTGCGATGGGAGCTGACCTGATCCGCGCGGGTGAGGCGGACATCGTGATCGCGGGCGCCGTGGAGATGTACTCCCGGGTGATCGCGGCGAGCTTCACCCGGCTCGGCGCGCTGGACCCGGACGGTGTACGTCCGTTCCACCGAGCCCGCAAGGGGACGGGGATGGGCGAGGGTGCCGCCGCCCTCGTCCTGGAGTCGGCCGAGCACGCCGCTCAACGCGGTGCCAGGGTCCGGGGCCGGCTGCTCAGCTCCGGGTGGACCTGCGACGCCTACCACCCCACCGCCCCCAATCCGGACGGCGAGCAGATCGCGCGGGCGGTGCGCGAAGCCCTGCGCGGCGCCGCTGTGCACGCCGGCGACATCTCCCTTGTCGTCCCGCACGCGACCGGCACCGAGCTCAATGACGCCACCGAGGCGCGGGTCCTGCACGACGTGTTCGGTCCGCGCGCCGCTCAGCTGCCCCTGTACAGCCTCAAGGCCCTCATCGGTCACACCGGTAGCGCGTCAGGAGCGCTGTCCGCCGTTGCCGCGCTGCTCATGCTGGAGCATCGGCGGGTGCCGCGCAACGTGCCCATCGACGACCAGGACCCGGAGTGCGCCGTGCTGCTGTCCACCGAGCCCGTCACCCCCAAGGGCCGCCTGGCGTTGGTCAACGCCTTCGGGTTCGGCGGGCACAACATCTCCCTGCTGTTCGAAGGAGTACGTTGATCATGACTGCGCCGACCGCATCGGCGGCGGACCTGGTGGTGTCGGGCATCGGAACCGCGCTCCCGCCTCCGGACGGCGACGGAGGTGAGGAGTGGTTCGACTACCGCACGGAACTGGGACCCCGGGGCTACAAGTACGTGCCCCGCGCCACTCAGCTGCTGCTCGCCGCCGCCAAACGGGCACTGGCCGAGGCCCGGTGGACACCCGAAGGGGGCAGTGCGGAGGACTGCGGTGTGGCGCTGGCGTCCAACAACTGCGCGTCCCGGCTGCACGCCACCATCGACCGCACCGTGCTCACCCGTGGCGTCGAGGTGCTGCGTCCCGCGACGGTGCCGTTCTTCTCGGTGAACCTCTTCCTCAGCAGGCTGGCGATCGAGCATGGCCTCCGGGGATTCAGCCTCGCCCTGCACTCGCCGCGCATCGCCGGCCTGGAGGCCATCGAGGCAGGGGCGCGTGCGGTACGGCTCGGCCGAGCGCGCTGGCTGGTGCTCGGCGTCACGGAGGACCCACTGGATGAGGCCGAGCCGCGTTCCGCCGACTCCGAGGACGGTGCCGCCGTGCTGATCGCGGAGCCCGTGAAGCGTGCGGAGGCGCGGCAGGCCCATGTCTACGGGCGCTGTGCCGTCCGTTCGCTCTTCCTGCCGCCATCGGCGCTCACGTCCGATGGGGCCGCCGCACGGCGGCTGGTGCTCGCGGCGCTACGGGCGGTGGGCGCCGGCGCACCGGCCGAGATGCCGGTACGGCTGGTGGGGGACGACTCCCCGGTCTCGGACGCGGTGGCGGCGGCGCTGGGAGCCCGGACCGAACGGCGGCACGCGGGGCCCGGGGCACTGGCTCCCCTGCTTGAGGTGACCTCGGAGCTGCGCGCAGGAGCGGGACGGGAGAGGGTCATCGCGACCGCGGCGGCCACCGGCAACGTGGCCATCGCCAGGGTCACGGCAACCGCATAGCCATCCTCCGGGTACAGCAGCTGGGGGGCACCGCGCCGCGGTGCCCCCCAGCTGCTGTACCCGGGATCAGAGGCCGAACTTCGAGCGGAATTCACGCATGAGTGAGATGAAGCCGTCGATATGTTCGTCCGTGTGAGTCGCGTTGAGGATGAGACGCATGGTGGCGTGGTTTTTCCGTGCTGCTGGGAAGAGATAGACGGGAATCCGGTAACCGCGCTCCAGGAAGGCTTCCTTGATGGCGTTTCCGACGGGTTCGGGGCCCACGTCGATGGAAGTCATGATTGAGGGGGTTGGATTGAGTTCGAAGCCCTCGTCGATGAGCCGCTGACGGAAATATGCGACGCGGGCCAGGTAATTGTCAATGATCTCCGGCTCCTGCTGGGTGAGCAGGCGCATCACATATGCCGCCGTGGCCGCGGTCGGCGGCTGCACTTGTGCGGTGAAGACCGACGCCATATTGAGCGCCTCCATCGAGTACATGGCGTCACGGGGGCCGACGATAAGTCCACCCTCCAGACCCACGGACTTCTTGAGGGAGATCATGATGAACGTGGCACGGTACATTCCCGCGTACTCTTTCGCGAACGGGCGGTGCTGTGCGCCGTACACCAGGAAGCCGTTGGCGTCGTCCACGAAGCTCAGTGCGCCGTACTTCTCACAGACATCGACGAGGTCGTGCATGGGTGCCACGGAGCCGTCGATCGAGTAGACGCTCTCGAAGACGACGACGACCCGTTTGCCCCGCAGTCGCTGGAGGACCTGTTCCAGGTGCTCGGGGTTGTTGTGCTTGAAGGAGAAGAGCCGTCGACCGTACTCGAGCTTCTCTGCGGCCTTCCACAGGCTCCAGTGGTTGTCGCGGTCGAACACGAAGACCACATCGGTCAGGTCGATCCGCATGTCGTCGGACCAGGCTTGCTTGTTCGACATCGCATGGATGAAGCCGATGTTGGCCAGCATGCCCGTCGCGTAGCCGATCGCTCGCTCCTTGCCCAGGATGCGGCAGAGCTCGGCCTCCATATCGATGTGCGGACGCGTCACGCCCTGGCTGATCCGGGCGCCGCCGGTGGCCAGCCCGTAGCGGCGAGCCGCATCGGTGAAGGTGTCCATTACATCCGGCCTGCTGTGCAGGTTCAGGAAGTTGACAGGCGCGAAGTTCACCAGCTGCCTGCCCTGCATCGTCACCTCGGGGACGCCGGACATGCCCTCGCTGAAAGGCACCCCGATGCCAAACTGGCGTAGGCCCTCGGCAAACTGGTCGAAGTGCCACTGAGGAGCGCCGCTGGACGACGCGGTCTCTTCCGCCTTTTCGGCGGCGGGAATGGGAGCAGCTGCCTGCTCTCGTGCATCTAGCGTCATCTGATTTCCTCCTGATCGCTGTGGGAATCTAGCAGTGCGAGCAGCGCGATTTTCCGGACACCTGGTGTGTTGGCAAGTTGCTGTAACACGGGGGCGTGCCACCTGTCTTTGTGTCTTCCGGAGAGTGGCGTTCTGTGTGTGAGCCCAAGCGGTTGTGGCAGGTCCTTGTCCGCGGGCGGAAATGCGGACCGCAGCTGTCTTAACCTCATCGATGACCGGGATCTTCGCCGGGTTACCAGCTCTGGCCACGGACCGGGGCACTGTCCACTGACGACGACTGGGAGAAGCCGTGCCTGAGTTCACCGAGGCTTACGGTTCACGGCGGGTCGTACTGACCGGCCTGGGCGCCGTATCGAGTATCGGCATCGGTGCCGAGCGCTTCCTGGCAGGGCTACGCCAGGGGCGCAGCGGTGCCAAGCCGATCGGTGCCTACGACACCACGGGATTCGAATACGCCAACGGTTGCGAGGTCGTGGACTTCGACCCCGGCCGGTACCTGACCACCCTGGACCCCCGTACGCTGGGCCGCGCCACCCAGTTCTCCGTGGCAGCCGCCCGGATGGCCGTCCAGGATGCGGGCCTGTCTGACAACGAACTCTCCTCGCGTGCCTGCATGGTCTCGGTGGGCACCACTGACGGTGAGTCGCGCGACCTTGACCACCTGGTCGAGCATGAGCTTGAGCAGGGGCCTGAGAGCATGGACCCCGCCGTGGCCGGCCGCGTGCCGGTCGCCAACCTCTCCACCGCGGTCGCTCGCGAGTTCCGCCTCACCAAGGCCGAGACCATCACGGTGCCGACGGCCTGTGCCGCGGGTAACTACGCCATCGGCTACGGCCTGGACGCCATCCGCCTTGGCGAGGCCGACATCGTGCTGGGCGGCGGCGCTGACGCCATGTGCCGCAAGACCTTTGCCGGCTTCTACCGGCTGGGCACCATCGCCCCGGAGGTCTGCGCACCCTTCGACATCGACCGCAAGGGCATCCTCACCGGCGAGGGCGCGGGCATCCTCGTCCTGGAGAGCCTGGAATCCGCACTGGCGCGCGGGGCCCGTATCTATGCCGAGGTGCTCGGCTACGGACTGAACTGCGACGCCTACCACCAGGTAGCGCCCTACCAGGACAGCGTCGCGGACTGTATGCGCCTCGCCCTTCGCGATGCCGGTGTGAAGCCCGAGGAGGTCGGCTTCATCTCCGCGCACGGCACCGGCACCCAGGCCAATGATGTCACCGAGGCGCGGGCGATCCGGTCGGTGTTCGCCACCCCGCCGCGCACGGTGTCGATGAAGTCGATGCTCGGTCACTCGATGGGCGCGGCCAGCGCGCTCGCCGCCATCGGGTGCGCGCTGGCCATCCGTGAAGGGTTCATTCCCCCGACCATCAACCATGTCGAGACGGACCCCGACGTCGCCCTGGACTGTGTGCCCAACCAGGCGGTGCCGGCTGAGCTGCGCATCGTCCAGAACAACGGGCTCGCCTTCGGCGGCAACAACTCCGTCGTGATCTTTGGCAGGTATGACTCGTGACCAAGCGACCCACCAGGCCGCGTCCAGTGATCGTGGACTGGTCGGCCATCTCTCCATTCGGCATCGGACGGGAGGCGTTCCTCGCGGGAATGTCCTCCGGCGGCGCCACCGACTGCGTGCCCGCCGAGGACGGCGCGATCCCCCGTACGCGGGCCCGGATGGCCGGGCAGTTCGAAACTCGAACGGCGCTGGGCCGCAAGGGAACCCGCTCCATGGACCGGCTGACCGCACTCACGGTTGCCACCGCCGGACAGCTCGTGGAGCGCTGCGCTGACCTGACGGGGAGTCCCGGCCAGGACGGTGGGGCGCCGGCCGATGTGCTGCCGGGACGAGCACTGGTCCTGGGCACCACAACCGGCAGTGCGCAGTCCATGATGGACTTCACCCGCAGCTCACTGACCGGTGACCGGCCCTACCATGTCGACCCGGCCCGGTTCCCCAACACGGTGATGAACTGCGCCGCTGGCCAGGCCGCTATCTGGCACCGGCTCAAGGGCCCGAACGTCACGGTTGGAGGCGGACGCGCCGCCGGGCTGCTCGCGCTGAACTACGCCCGCAGACTGCAGGCGACCGGCCGTGCCTCCTCCGTGCTGTGCGGCGCGGCCGAGGAATACTCCCCGGCCCGGGCCTGGCTCCAGCACCACACCGGGGATGCGGGCGGCGCGGATTCCGTGCTGGGCGAAGGCTGCGCGATGCTGCGCGTCGAGCCGTCCGAGCAGGCCCCCGACAGCGCCTTCGCTGATGTACTCGCCCTGGAATTCGGCGTCTTCGACGGCGTGAACCAGGTCGCGGCGGTGCTGCGCCAATGCCTCCACACGGCGCTGGGCAACGCCGACGTCACGCCCGCCGAGCTGTGGCGCGTGGCGACCAGCGGGGCGCCTGGCGCGCTCGGCTCCGGCGAACACGCGGCGCTCGACGCCCTGCTGGCGGACTCCGCAGCCGACCGCGTCAGCTGTGCGGACTTCCTCGGTGACACGGCCGCGGTGGCCGCCGCCTTCCAGGTGGTCTCGGTCCTGGCCATGGCGGAGACGGAGCCCGCCGACGCGCCGCGCACCGCCCTGATCACCTCG
This window harbors:
- a CDS encoding beta-ketoacyl-[acyl-carrier-protein] synthase family protein, which produces MPEFTEAYGSRRVVLTGLGAVSSIGIGAERFLAGLRQGRSGAKPIGAYDTTGFEYANGCEVVDFDPGRYLTTLDPRTLGRATQFSVAAARMAVQDAGLSDNELSSRACMVSVGTTDGESRDLDHLVEHELEQGPESMDPAVAGRVPVANLSTAVAREFRLTKAETITVPTACAAGNYAIGYGLDAIRLGEADIVLGGGADAMCRKTFAGFYRLGTIAPEVCAPFDIDRKGILTGEGAGILVLESLESALARGARIYAEVLGYGLNCDAYHQVAPYQDSVADCMRLALRDAGVKPEEVGFISAHGTGTQANDVTEARAIRSVFATPPRTVSMKSMLGHSMGAASALAAIGCALAIREGFIPPTINHVETDPDVALDCVPNQAVPAELRIVQNNGLAFGGNNSVVIFGRYDS
- a CDS encoding beta-ketoacyl synthase N-terminal-like domain-containing protein; the encoded protein is MTKRPTRPRPVIVDWSAISPFGIGREAFLAGMSSGGATDCVPAEDGAIPRTRARMAGQFETRTALGRKGTRSMDRLTALTVATAGQLVERCADLTGSPGQDGGAPADVLPGRALVLGTTTGSAQSMMDFTRSSLTGDRPYHVDPARFPNTVMNCAAGQAAIWHRLKGPNVTVGGGRAAGLLALNYARRLQATGRASSVLCGAAEEYSPARAWLQHHTGDAGGADSVLGEGCAMLRVEPSEQAPDSAFADVLALEFGVFDGVNQVAAVLRQCLHTALGNADVTPAELWRVATSGAPGALGSGEHAALDALLADSAADRVSCADFLGDTAAVAAAFQVVSVLAMAETEPADAPRTALITSVDRDGVAGCAVLSLRPTPSGGYGPSTPPIAATTQQ
- a CDS encoding aminotransferase class I/II-fold pyridoxal phosphate-dependent enzyme, producing the protein MTLDAREQAAAPIPAAEKAEETASSSGAPQWHFDQFAEGLRQFGIGVPFSEGMSGVPEVTMQGRQLVNFAPVNFLNLHSRPDVMDTFTDAARRYGLATGGARISQGVTRPHIDMEAELCRILGKERAIGYATGMLANIGFIHAMSNKQAWSDDMRIDLTDVVFVFDRDNHWSLWKAAEKLEYGRRLFSFKHNNPEHLEQVLQRLRGKRVVVVFESVYSIDGSVAPMHDLVDVCEKYGALSFVDDANGFLVYGAQHRPFAKEYAGMYRATFIMISLKKSVGLEGGLIVGPRDAMYSMEALNMASVFTAQVQPPTAATAAYVMRLLTQQEPEIIDNYLARVAYFRQRLIDEGFELNPTPSIMTSIDVGPEPVGNAIKEAFLERGYRIPVYLFPAARKNHATMRLILNATHTDEHIDGFISLMREFRSKFGL